The genome window CCTGGTTGCGTTTTCGCACCGCCAGCAGCGCCGGTGGCAGGACTCGGCGTCCGGCTCGCTGGGTCCGTGTGACCACGAACGGGGAGCACGTTAGACAGAGATAAGTTCAATCCGCAAACAGCTGTGAGCAGCATCACACCGCCTTCACCGGCTCTTCAAGATCAAGGTGTGCTAGCAGCTGAGGGGGCGTCGGCTGGCGGATCGGCAATGTGCTTGGTGCGTACCGGAATTGCCGTCGTTTCAGACTGACTGCGCGTTCAAAATCCGGGCTCGCCCAGGGCTCGGCCGGCGCCCGCATTCCGGGATCCGGGCGGCTCGCGACACGCCGGGGTTACCGTTTCGAGACCATTCGTCAAACCGTCGACACATGTCCGTTTTGCACCTTCTGTCGGTCCATCAGCCCGTCCGCCGGCCTCGGGGCGCGCAAAAGCCGTGCGGCCCCGCTCCGGGTCGGAGCGGGGCCGCACGGTCAGTCGCAGCCGGCCAGGGGGTCTCAGGCCTCCTCGGCGGCCTCCAGGGCGCCCTGCGCGGCCGACGGTTCGGCCCCGGCCGAGGCGTGCGCGGCCGGCTCGCCGTCGAGCTCCTGGGTGCCCTCCTCGGCGCCGCCCTCCGGCAGCACCTGTGGCAGCACCGCCAGGTACGCCGAGGCGATCAGCTGACCCACCGTCGGGTACGCGCCGACCGGGGCCGCGCTCGGGCAGCCGGTGTCCTCGGAGGCGGTGAGCAGCAGCTCGGGGTCCACCTCGGGGCCGAGCACCAGCGGCGCCAGCGCGGGCTGCTGGGCACCGGTGGCCCGCAGGTGCTCCACCGCGGCGAGCACCGAGCCCGGCACGTCCAGCGCGGCGGCCACCACCGGCACCGCCAGTCGGGCCGCCAGCAGGACGCCGGTGATCCCGGCGGCCGCGACCGCCTCCTCGCCGCCGGCGGTGGTCAGCACCACGCCGTCGGCCGCGGTGGTGATGGCGAACAGCCGGGCCCGGTCGGCCCGGGCCAGTCCGGCCTCGGAGAGCCGCACGTGCACGGCCTCGGCCAGCAGCGGGTGCGGGCCGAGTGCGTCGGTGACCACCGCGCCGGCCTGCTCGCCCAGCTCGTGCAGCTGGTCCAGCAGCGGGTGCGGACCGGCGAGCAGCGGCAGCAGCACCGGCGTCGGCACCCCGGCCTCGGCGGCGCTGACCAGCAGCTCGGCCACGGTCGGGCCCATCTGGGCCGGGATCTCCATGTCAGGACCGGGCAGCCAGCCGGCCAGCAGCTCGATGCCGGGGTGATCGCCCCGGACCATCGACATCAGCTCCTCGGCCACCGCCACCGACTCGGGCGTCGCCGGGCCCGGCACGGCGAGGATCAGTGCGGGCGAACCCGCCGGGACCTCGGGCCGCTCGGGCCGACGGTGGCGCCCCCGTGCCCGGGAGCCTGGCGTGCGGACGGGCAGTGGTGCGCCCGGGATGGCTGCAGTGCTCATGGCGCAGCATCGTAGGACATACGCGCGATCCGGCCGCATCGGGCTGCCGGTCGGCCCCCCAGCTGCGCGGATTCCCGGGGCGCCCCCGGGCCCAGCGGCCCACCGTGGCACCGGATGTGACGGAGGGTGAGGGGATCGGTGCGGAACCGGGCGCCGTTCTGCGTCGTCAATGGTTGAACCAGTCAGTCTCGCGCGGACGTCAATCTCCACGCGGGGTGACGGATCAGCGTCTGACGCGTCCTCATCTGTCCGGTTATGCCCCATGTGATGTGCCGGGTTGGTGATGATTTGTCACGCTGAAAGCGACACCGTGCACGCGCAAAATCGCATGCCGATGCACGTGCATTAGCGTTATCATCACGACAAGTAAGGCATTCGCCCTGCCCGTACGAGCCGGAGGCGGCCGGCGGCCGGAGCGGTCGGGCGCCGAGCGCTATGAGCACTCCAGCTCTTGGGAGAATTCGATGCACCACACGTACAACGGCATGCCGGCAACCGACCTCGATGGCGTGGTCTGGCAGAAGAGCCGGCACAGCAACTCCAAGGGGAACTGCGTGGAGTTCGCCGCACTGCCGGGCGGCTCGGTCGCGATGCGCAACTCGCGCTTCCCGGACGGGCCGGCCCTGATCTACACCCGGGACGAGATCGAGGCGATGCTGCTGGGCGTCAAGGACGGCGAGTTCGACCACCTGGTCGCCTGATCGGCCGTCAGTCCGCCCGCTGCACCGGGTGGTTGTGCCGAGAGCCGTCATGGGGTGGCCCACCGTTCCCGTGGCGGCTCTTCTTCGTGCCCGGGTCCAGCGACCGGTCGCGCCCCGGCCCCGGAAAAGCGAAACGCCGCGCACTGGCGCGGCGTTCGGTGTTTCGGCTGGGCGGTGCGGAGCTGGGCTGGGTGGTGCGGAGCGGTGCCTCAGGCGGAGCGGCGGTGCCGGCCGACCGAGGAGTCCAGTCCGATGGACGACATGCCCGCCGGCGCCTCCTCGGCCTGGAAGAGCGCCCAGACCACCTTGCCGGTGCCGGAGGCCAGCGGGTGCCAGCCCCAGGACTTGCTGAAGGAGTCCACCAGGTGCAGGCCGCGGCCCGACTCGGCGACGAAGTCGGCCTCCCTGGTGACCGGCCCCTGGCTGCTCGGATCGCTGACCGCGCAGACCAGTTGGTTGCCCCGGTGGACCAGGCTGATCCGGATCGGCAGCCGTCCCTCGAACGGGCCGGGCTGCTGCGGGAGCTGCTGCCCCGGCAGGTCGGCCGCGGTGGGCCGGCCGATCGCGTGCCGCAGGGCGTTGGTCACCAGCTCCGAGGCGACCAGGGCGACGTCGTCGAACAGATCGTCAAGGCCCCAGCTGCACAAGGAGGTTCTGGCGAAGTCGCGGGCGGTCTTCACCGCGTCGTAGCGGGGGGCGAGCGTACACGTCACCACGTCAGGATCGACGGCCAGGGCCGTACCGGTGCCCATGAAGAGCTCCTCCCATAAGGGGGCAGACACGGCTGGACCCGGCGGGGTCATGCCGGTCACCTCCGACTCGCTCGGCCGCTTCGCCTGCCTCTCGACCAAGTGCCAGGGGTCGACAGCGGAGCCTGCGGGACTGTCACAGGGGGCGTGCAACTGCACGTGCACCATCGTGCTCTGTGCTCACGGCGGATGCAAGAGTCGATTCACGTGCAGTCGCACCTTTGGCATATGCAGGCGCCGGATGCACGTGCATCGGAACGTGCGAATGGACGTGCCGATGGACGTGCTGATGCAGAATTGGTAGATCCTTGTACTGGTACAGGCACGCTGAGCGGCCGGATGATGGCAGACTGTGCGCTGATTTCCTGAGTCGGAGGTTCCCACGGCATGACCACAGTGCAGCCCGGCGGCGGTTCGATGGTGCGCCGGATCCTCCTGGGCTCCCAGCTGCGCCGGCTGCGCGAGGCCCGCGCGGTCACCAGGGAGGACGCCGGTTACGCGATCCGCGCCTCCGAGTCCAAGATCAGCCGCATGGAGCTCGGCCGGGTCAGCTTCAAGGAGCGCGACGTCGCCGACCTGCTCACCCTCTACGGGGTGACCGACGGCGAGGAGCGCGAGCAGCTGCTCGGCCTGGTCCGCGAGGCCAACAAGTCCGGCTGGTGGCACAGCTTCAGCGACGTGCTGCCCGGGTGGTTCCAGACCTACGTCGGGCTGGAGGAGGCCGCCTCGCTGATCCGCACCTACGAGGTGCAGTTCATCCCCGGCCTGCTGCAGTCCGAGGCCTACGCGCGGGCGGTCTTCGCGCAGAGCCGCCCGGTGCTCAGTGAGGAGGAGATCGAGCGGCTGGTCGGCCTGCGGCTGCGCCGCCAGGCCCTGCTGGCCGAGGGCCAGGGGCCGCGGCTGTGGGCGGTGATCGACGAGGCGGCGCTGCGCCGCCCGGTCGGAGGGCCGAAGGTGATGCGCGGTCAGCTCCAGTACCTGATCGACATCGCCGAGCAGCCCAACGTGGTGGTCCAGGTGATGCCGTTCCGGTTCGGCGCGCACGCCGGGGAGAGCGGGGCGTTCAGCATCCTGCGCTTCCCCGAACAGGACCTGGCCGACGTGGTCTACCTGGAGCAGCTCACCAGCGCGCTCTACCTGGACAAGCGGGACGACGTGGACGAGTACGTGCAGGTGATGGAGCGGCTCTGCGTGGACAGCCTGACCCCCGAGCAGACCATCGACCTGCTGCGCACCATCCTCGCGGAGAACTGAAGCCTCGCGGAGAACTGACCCGCTCCGGGCGGGCCCGGCAGGTCCGACCGCGGCGGCGTCAGGAGGTCGGCCCGGTCCACTCCGGCCGGCCCGGGTCGTCCGGCTGCGGCGGCCGGCCCATCCGCCAGGGCAGCCGGTAGCGGGCGAACAGGTCGGCCCGGATCGGCGGCAACGGGGTCTGCGCCCCGGGCAGCAGCACACCGATGCAGCCGCCCATCAGGGCGCTGCGCAGCACCGCGTGCTCGGCCGCCGGGTCGTCGGCGCCCCAGTCGGCCAGCACCTCGCGCAGGATCGCGCCGAGCTGCTGCTGCTCCGGGTCCTGCACGAAGCCGCC of Kitasatospora viridis contains these proteins:
- a CDS encoding sirohydrochlorin chelatase; amino-acid sequence: MSTAAIPGAPLPVRTPGSRARGRHRRPERPEVPAGSPALILAVPGPATPESVAVAEELMSMVRGDHPGIELLAGWLPGPDMEIPAQMGPTVAELLVSAAEAGVPTPVLLPLLAGPHPLLDQLHELGEQAGAVVTDALGPHPLLAEAVHVRLSEAGLARADRARLFAITTAADGVVLTTAGGEEAVAAAGITGVLLAARLAVPVVAAALDVPGSVLAAVEHLRATGAQQPALAPLVLGPEVDPELLLTASEDTGCPSAAPVGAYPTVGQLIASAYLAVLPQVLPEGGAEEGTQELDGEPAAHASAGAEPSAAQGALEAAEEA
- a CDS encoding helix-turn-helix domain-containing protein encodes the protein MTTVQPGGGSMVRRILLGSQLRRLREARAVTREDAGYAIRASESKISRMELGRVSFKERDVADLLTLYGVTDGEEREQLLGLVREANKSGWWHSFSDVLPGWFQTYVGLEEAASLIRTYEVQFIPGLLQSEAYARAVFAQSRPVLSEEEIERLVGLRLRRQALLAEGQGPRLWAVIDEAALRRPVGGPKVMRGQLQYLIDIAEQPNVVVQVMPFRFGAHAGESGAFSILRFPEQDLADVVYLEQLTSALYLDKRDDVDEYVQVMERLCVDSLTPEQTIDLLRTILAEN
- a CDS encoding DUF397 domain-containing protein → MHHTYNGMPATDLDGVVWQKSRHSNSKGNCVEFAALPGGSVAMRNSRFPDGPALIYTRDEIEAMLLGVKDGEFDHLVA
- a CDS encoding ATP-binding protein, which codes for MGTGTALAVDPDVVTCTLAPRYDAVKTARDFARTSLCSWGLDDLFDDVALVASELVTNALRHAIGRPTAADLPGQQLPQQPGPFEGRLPIRISLVHRGNQLVCAVSDPSSQGPVTREADFVAESGRGLHLVDSFSKSWGWHPLASGTGKVVWALFQAEEAPAGMSSIGLDSSVGRHRRSA